One window of Verrucomicrobiota bacterium genomic DNA carries:
- a CDS encoding Gfo/Idh/MocA family oxidoreductase: MKNRFTRRSFLAKSALASVAFHVLPKGRSWAQSPNNKLNIGCIGTAGRAAGDIEGVKGENIVALCDVDALALAKKGEQFPAARRYADFRRMLEQKDIDAVVCGTPDHTHAVCCVAAMRSGRHVYCEKPLTRTVSEARIVADTARKTKRVTQMGNQIHSHPGNNYRRVVELIQTKAIGEVNEVHVWAGAIYGDKRVMDNPPPPPPHLDFDLWLGPVEYMSYRPEYVPFHWRHFWHFGGGTLADFWCHYSDLAHWSLNLRYPLTVEAESPGKPDPELVPVKLIVRYTYPERKDASPLLSGPALKLTWYQGGQKPAELNQFVTPDVAAKWNSGVLFIGSKGALLADYTRRLLLPEKDFAGFTPPPKFVPDAQGGNWHHEQWIQAIKAGGRAECDFDYAGPLTEAGLLGNVAYRAGKKLDWDAKNLKARGCPEADQFIQHKYREGWKI; the protein is encoded by the coding sequence ATGAAGAACCGATTCACCCGACGCTCGTTCCTCGCGAAGTCCGCATTGGCCAGCGTTGCGTTTCACGTGCTTCCGAAGGGACGCTCGTGGGCGCAGTCGCCGAACAACAAGCTGAACATCGGTTGCATCGGCACGGCAGGGCGCGCCGCCGGCGACATCGAGGGCGTGAAGGGCGAGAACATCGTGGCGCTGTGCGACGTGGACGCGCTCGCGCTCGCGAAGAAGGGCGAGCAGTTCCCCGCCGCGCGCCGTTACGCCGACTTTCGCCGCATGCTCGAGCAGAAGGACATTGACGCCGTGGTCTGCGGCACGCCGGACCACACGCATGCCGTCTGCTGCGTGGCCGCGATGCGCAGCGGGCGGCACGTGTATTGCGAGAAGCCGCTCACGCGCACTGTGTCCGAGGCGCGCATCGTCGCCGACACCGCGCGCAAGACAAAGCGAGTCACGCAGATGGGCAACCAGATTCACTCGCATCCCGGCAACAATTACCGCCGCGTGGTCGAGCTCATCCAGACGAAGGCCATCGGCGAGGTGAACGAAGTGCATGTGTGGGCGGGCGCGATTTACGGCGACAAGCGGGTGATGGACAATCCGCCGCCGCCGCCGCCGCATCTCGATTTCGACCTCTGGCTCGGCCCGGTCGAATACATGAGCTACCGGCCGGAATATGTGCCGTTTCACTGGCGGCACTTCTGGCATTTCGGCGGCGGCACGCTCGCGGATTTCTGGTGCCACTACTCCGATCTCGCGCACTGGTCGCTGAACCTTCGTTACCCGCTCACCGTCGAGGCTGAGAGTCCCGGCAAGCCCGACCCCGAGCTTGTGCCGGTGAAGCTCATCGTGCGCTACACGTATCCCGAACGGAAGGACGCAAGCCCCTTGCTCAGCGGCCCGGCGCTCAAGCTGACGTGGTATCAGGGCGGTCAGAAGCCCGCGGAGTTGAACCAGTTCGTGACGCCTGACGTGGCAGCAAAGTGGAATAGTGGCGTGCTCTTCATCGGCTCGAAGGGGGCGCTGCTTGCGGACTACACGCGCAGGTTGCTCCTTCCCGAAAAGGATTTCGCCGGCTTCACACCGCCGCCGAAGTTCGTGCCCGACGCGCAGGGCGGCAACTGGCACCACGAGCAATGGATTCAGGCCATCAAGGCCGGCGGGCGCGCCGAGTGCGACTTCGACTACGCGGGCCCGCTCACCGAAGCCGGTTTGCTCGGCAACGTGGCCTATCGCGCCGGCAAGAAGCTCGACTGGGACGCGAAGAACCTCAAGGCGCGCGGCTGTCCCGAGGCGGACCAGTTCATCCAGCACAAGTATCGCGAGGGATGGAAGATCTAG
- a CDS encoding KpsF/GutQ family sugar-phosphate isomerase, with protein sequence MSHLAQARTVFDTELAALRAVRARLDGSFGVAVETVIETLRHHGKVVVVGIGKSGNIGHKIAATLTSTGSTSVVLNSVDALHGDLGIINDGDVVLALSYSGESEELVNLLPALKRFAVKIIALTGAPKSTVARHSDGVLNVRVPKEACPFNLAPTSSTTAMLVMGDALAMAVLQARGFTQKDFARHHPAGAIGRAMLVQVKDIMRTGERNAVASHSLAVRDALLVMTRARSGSLSVVCKRGRLAGVFTDGDLRRRMAADADVLTRPLSAVMTRNPITVRDTALAAEALKIFNERNIDDLIVLNAKREPVGLVDSQDLPKLKLM encoded by the coding sequence ATGTCCCACCTTGCCCAAGCCCGCACCGTCTTCGACACCGAGCTGGCCGCGCTTCGCGCCGTGCGCGCACGGCTCGATGGGTCCTTCGGCGTCGCCGTCGAGACCGTCATCGAAACACTCCGCCACCACGGCAAGGTCGTCGTCGTCGGCATCGGCAAATCCGGCAACATCGGCCACAAGATCGCGGCCACGCTCACCAGCACCGGTTCAACCAGCGTCGTCCTCAACAGCGTGGACGCCCTGCACGGCGACCTGGGCATCATCAACGATGGCGACGTCGTGCTTGCACTCAGTTACTCCGGCGAGTCGGAAGAACTGGTGAATCTCCTTCCGGCGCTGAAGCGGTTCGCCGTGAAGATCATCGCGCTCACGGGCGCGCCCAAGTCCACCGTGGCGCGCCACAGCGACGGGGTGCTCAACGTGCGCGTGCCCAAGGAAGCCTGCCCCTTCAACCTCGCGCCCACGTCGAGCACGACCGCGATGCTCGTGATGGGCGACGCGCTCGCGATGGCCGTGCTTCAGGCGCGCGGCTTCACGCAGAAGGATTTCGCCCGGCATCATCCCGCGGGCGCCATCGGGCGCGCGATGCTTGTGCAGGTGAAGGACATCATGCGCACGGGTGAACGCAACGCCGTCGCGAGTCACTCGCTTGCCGTGAGGGACGCCTTGCTCGTCATGACACGCGCCAGATCGGGGAGCCTGAGCGTGGTGTGCAAGCGAGGCAGGCTGGCCGGCGTCTTCACCGACGGCGACCTGCGCCGCCGGATGGCCGCCGATGCCGACGTGCTCACGCGCCCGCTTTCCGCCGTGATGACGCGCAACCCCATCACCGTGCGCGACACGGCACTGGCCGCCGAGGCGCTGAAGATCTTCAACGAGCGCAACATTGACGACCTCATTGTGCTCAACGCGAAACGCGAACCCGTCGGCCTCGTGGACTCGCAGGACTTGCCGAAGCTCAAGCTGATGTGA